The Lewinella sp. 4G2 nucleotide sequence TGGGGGGCAACTCCATACCCGCCGCCGCGGCACCGCTGCGGTCGGTGACGATCCTTACCTCTTCCTCCAGGGTCGCCGGCAGGGGCATTACGACGGTATTGAAGCGCCGCCGGAGGGCACTCGATAATTCGTTGACGCCCTTATCTCGGTCGTTCGCCGTAGCGATGACGTTGAAGCCGCGGACGGCCTGCACCTCCCGGTTCAACTCCGGCACCGGGAGTAGCTTTTCCGACAGGATGGTGATGAGCGCATCCTGCACATCACTCGGTATCCGCGTCAGTTCTTCGAGGCGGACGATCTTCCCCGTCTGCATTCCTACCATGACCGGGCTCGGCACCATGGCGGCCTCGCTCGGCCCTTCGGCGAGGAGGCGGGCGTAGTTCCAGCCGTAGCGGAGGGCGTCCTCGCTCATCCCCGCCGTACCCTGCACCAGTAATTTGGAATCCCCACTGATCGCCGCCGCCAGGTGTTCTGATACCCAGGTCTTCGCCGTGCCGGGTACGCCCACGAGGAGTAGGGCCCGGTCCGTTACCAAACTCGATACGGCTACCTCGATGATCCGCCGCTCCCCGAAGTACTTGGGGGTGATCTCCGTCCCGTCCGCCAGGGTATCCCCCAACAGGTAGGTGACGACGGCGCGGGGCGAAAGGTTCCAACCCGTTGGGCGGGCGAATTCGTCCTGAGCAGCGAGGGCCTTCAGCTCGTGGGCGTAGGCCGTTTCCGCGTGGGGCCGCAGGATTTCTGGGGTGGTATTTTTTGATTTGGGCATGGTTGGCAAGATAGCAACTCAGGGCTATTAGAGACTTTCGATACCGGAGGGATCACAGTGATTTGGCGGGATCAGTCTGGACCGCAGGTAAAGGCACATCGCGTCTAAAATCCAAAATCTAACGTATAAAGTCTCCAAAAAGGAATAATCGCCAACCCCCCAGGAAGAATCCATCACCCCCCCACGCAGCCATCCCCCCAACTTTGGAGTATTGGAAAACAAATAAAATACTCCACTCATGTTTAGATCAATTCTTCCCCTTTTACTCGCCTTCTTCGCTTTTACTTCAGTTAGTGCGGCGGCGGCCCCCCAATCATTTATTGCTGATGCGGATGCGCTCTTTAAGCAGCACGTTCAATCCGGACGTGTTGATTACGCCAGTTTGAAAAGCTCCGGCGCTATCGATCCCCTGGTCGCTAAAATTGCTGCCGTCGATCTGAGCTCTTTATCTGGCAACGAGCGTAAGGCTTACCTCATTAATGCTTACAATATCCTCGTCATCAATCAGGCTTTAGAAAATTACCCGCTCAAATCAGTGATGGACGTCAGCGGATTTTTCGACGGCAAGAAGCAGACCGTCGGCGGTCGTAAGTTGACGCTGAACCAGCTCGAAAAAGAGCTTTTACTGAAGGAATACAACGACGCCCGCCTGCACTTCGTCCTCGTTTGTGGGGCCACCGGTTGCCCGCCCATCACCAACTTCGCCTACACGGCTGGTAAGCTGGAGGCGCAACTGGATCAGCAAACCAAGGCCGCACTCAACGACGCTACCTTCATCCGCACCAGCGGGTCGACGGCGCAATTGAGCCAGATCTTTGATTGGTACAAGGCCGACTTCGGGGGCAGCAAGACCAATGTCGTCAACTGGATCAATCAGTACCGCAAGGCACCCATCGCCGCCAACGCCACCGTTTCCTACTACCCGTACGACTGGTCGCTGAACAAGCCCGCCGGCAGCGCTTCCGTGGAAACGCCGACCGCCACGGACGCCACGCCCAGCAGCGGCGGCGGCAACAACGCTTCGCGCTACGTCGTCTCTTCCACCATCCCGAAGGGCAGCGTGGAGGTCAAGATCTTCAACAACCTTTACAGTCAGGAGGCCGCCAACGAGCGGTCTTCTTTCTTTACCAGCCTTACGTCGGCCATCTATGGTGTCTCTGATCGAATCAACGTGGGCCTCGACGTTCGGGTGCGGCGGGTGCGGTACGACCAGGAGGGCCTGGCCAGCAACTTCGACGTGCTGCGTTCCGGTGGCGATTACTCCCGCACGACCGTGGCGACGATCGGCCCCAAGGTGCGCATTGCGCCCTTCAATCAGTTGCCCAACTTCTCCATTCAATCTGCCTTTTGGATCCCCGTCGGTGATGACCTGACCGGTGCCGAAAACGGTGGCCGCTTTGTCGACTTCGACGGCCCCACCTGGTTCACGCAGGTCTTTAATGACTTCCCGATTGGTGATAACTTCAGCTTCTTCGCCGAGGTCGATTTCAACCTGGAGGACATCGGTTCCAAGGAAGCCGGCCGCATCAACCGCTTCTCCACGCCCCTTACCGGTATCGTCAGCTACTTCCCCACGCCGAAAGCCACCATTTACGGTCTGGCCAGCTACGCGCCGTACTGGCAGTCGGAGCCCGATTACTTCTACCAGTTGGGCGCCGGCGCGAAATACCAGTTTACGCCTAATCTGGAGTTAGAGTTGCTGTACACGGCCTTCGATAACCAGTTCCTGAGCAGCGTCGATGGTAATGCGAGCACCGTCAATCTTGGTTTGCGCTTCAATTTGTAAACGGGACTTCTCCTCACCTCAAAATTCCCCTTCCCGTGTTACGGCCCGTCCTGTTTTGCTTGCTCTTTTTGCTGGGCACCTGCGTCAGCGCCCAAATCCAGCACGATTTTACGAATCTGGCGCGGACGCGGGTGCAATATATCGCCGCCCGGACCGACCTCGAATTAACGGACCAAAACGAACTACAGGATATCTCCAAAAATACCGGTACCGAGCAGTTGGATGCCATGCGGCAAACGCTCGTCAATCTGCCGGCTTTTACCGACGCGCGCTGGGAATTGGATATCAAAATAAATAAGGACGGCACCGCCGATACCCTGGTAAATTGGACGGTAGAGGAAAGCCGGACGATCTTCCCCATCCTCAGTATCGGTGGCGTGCGGGGGAATACTTATTACCAGGTTGGATTTAACGACATACACTTCCGGGGGCGGGGGCAGGAATTAACTGCCTTTTACCAGAATAATGATGGGGAACACAATTACCTGGTATTACTCCGCAACCAAAATTACCGCGGCTCCCGCTGGGGCTACAGCCTCGAAAGCCGCCGCTACGCCGCCGTCGAACCGGTCTACTTCCCGGAGGCGGCCGTGGATTACCGGTACAGCAACCAGAGTTTCGGAGCCGGCGTCAGCTTCGCCCCAACCATTGGCCAGTCGCTCACCTTCGGCCTGACGACCTTCCGGGAAAAGTACCGCAAAATTGAGAGTGGCAACCTGGAAACACCCGGCCCCGATTTTGTGAGTCTACAGAAGTATCTCGTCAAAATGGGTTACAGTCGCAACCGGACCGACCGCTTCGCCGAACGGTTGGAAGGGACCCACCACGAAAGCAACGTCCAGGCCGTCCGCACCGTCGGTGGCAACGACAACTTCCTGATCGCCTGGCACGATTTTCGGTACTTCCAATTGCTGGGCAACCGCTCCAACCTCGCCCTGCGGCTGCGGACGGGCCTCAGCAGCAACAACGAATCTCCCTTCGCTCCGTTCGTGCTGGATAGCCAGTTTAACATCCGTGGCAGCGGCAACCGGATCGACCGGGGCACGGCCCAACTCGTCCTTAACCTGGAGTACCGCTACTCCGTGTGGCGCGACCGTAGGGAACGCTTCGCCGCCCAACTCGTCGGCTTTTCTGACCTTGGTACCTGGCGCTCCCCCGGCGGCGAACTGGCCGACCTCTGGGAACGGGAATCCGTCCGCCATTTCCTTGGTGCCGGCGTTCGCCTCATCAGCCTGAAGGCCCACAACGCCGTCCTCCGCATCGACTACGGCGTCGACGTGACCGACCGCCGCGCGAACGGGGTAGTGGTAGGCTTTGGCCAGTATTTTTAAGCTGAATAATTTAATTGGCTGATAGCCCTAAGCCACCACCGGCCGCTCCTCCATCACCCGCGTCAGGAAGTCGTCCATGTACGCGTTGAATTCGCCCGGCACTTCCATCATCGGCGCGTGGGCGCACTTATCGATGAAGTGCAGCTCAGAGTTCTCGATCAGTTCCTGGAACTGTTCCCCCACGAAGGGTGGGGTGATGGTATCCTGATTACCCCATACGAGGAGGGTAGGGGCCTTGATGCCATCCAACTTATGCGCCAGGTTGTGGCGAACGGCGGATTTGGCCGTCATGATGATGCGGATGCCCTTGTTGCGGTCGTTGACCGTAGAAAAGACTTCGTCGACCAGTTCCTTACTGGAAACGGCGGGGTCGTAAAAAGTGCTCTCCGTTTTCTTCTTGATGAACTCGTAGTTCTTTCGCGGTGGCAGGCTGTTGCCCATGGCGCTCTCGAAGAGGCCGGAGCTGCCCGACAGAATGATGGAAGCGATCTTTTCGGGGTGGTCCAGCGCGTACAGGATGGCCACGTGGCCGCCCAGGCTGTTGCCCATGATGTGGATCTGCTCCCAACCCTTGTGCTCCACAAAATCGTGAAGGTGGGCTACCAGGCCGGCGAGGGATACCTTACGTAGGGGCAGCGTCATAATGGGCAGGGTGGGTACGACGACGTTGAAGCGGTCTCGGAAGTGCTCGATCTGGGCCCCGAAGTTGGAGAGGCCCCCGAAAAGCCCGTGGAGCAAGACGAGGGGCGGGCCCGAACCACCCGTCTCCAGGTATTCGAACTTTCCATCTTTTTGCATCTGATCGGCCATAGTAAAGCTGCTTACGCCAAAGGAACGACAAAAAACCGGTAAATGTTAGCCACGGTCCCCGCTGAAAACCTTCCCCGGCGCCTCCGCCGTAAATTTACCCGCCCCAGACCAATACGCCGCTTGCACACGACCCTCACCCTTTTCAACTACGCCGGCCTCCGGAACCGCTTCTGGGCCCTCAGCCAGATGGGCCTGGCACCCGCTCAGTTGGCCACCACGCCGGGACTGCAATTCGGCCGGCTGATGGGGAGCGGCGGTGGCAACGGCTTCAGCGTATCCCCCAACTGGGGCGTCTACGCCTGGCTCGGCCACTGGGAAAGCCGGGCGGCAGCGGATGACTTCTTTGGCGGCAACGCATGGTACGTCGAAGCCCGCAAACGGTGCCAGGAAAGCCTGACAGTCCACCTTCTCCCCACCATGACCCACGGGGAATGGGGCGGCGGCAACCCCTTCGTGGCCGACCGTGACGCCTACGACCCCTCCGCGCCGGTGGCGGTCATCACCCGGGCGACCATTCACCCGAGTAAATTGCCCGATTTCTGGCGCTACGTACCGAAGACCTCCGCCTCGGTGTACGACCATCCGGAGCGGCTGCTCAGCATCGGGGTGGGGGAGTACCCGATCTTCATGCAGGCCACCTTCAGCCTCTGGAAGACAGGTAAAGCCATGCAGGCCTTTGCTTACCGCAGCGACCACCACAAGGAGGTCGTCAAACTCACCCGCGAGCGGCAGTGGTATAAGGAGGAGATGTTCACCCGCTTTGCCGTCCTGGAACTCGAGGGCAGTTGGGCCGGGCTGCGCGAGCCGGAGGCACTGTTTTCGTAGCGATTAAGGACCAGCCGTTAAAATTTGGTGGTGAACAACAATATTCTATATTTTCCCATTGAATTTGCGGTGGGTCGCGCGTACGTCGTCGGCCTATCGATTTAGGCCTTTTATTTATTGGTGGATATTGAATTACAGTTATTTCCCCACCTTTTGAGTCGTACGTCAGCATGCCACAACTTTCCTGGAGCATCAACGGAGTAAACGGGATCATTTACCGCATCGGCCTCTTCCACGGGGATAAGGACCGCCACGTCGTCGTGCACTGCAACGACAAGGTGGTGGCCGTCGATTTCAGCGTGGAGGAAGCCAAGACATATTCCGTTTTCCTCGACCAGGAACTCTGCGAAGTCGCCATCGAAACGGCCGGCCCGGACCAGTATACTTACGACTGCCGCATCAACCGGGACGCCGCCACACCCCTCAACGAGAAGCGCAAACAGCACCGGGCGGAGGAGGAGAAGCGGGATCAGTACCGCGTCATCGGTTTGCTCTCCATCGGCATCATTATCCTGCTGATCTGGTTGTTGTACTAAGAGCTTGTTTGGGATTTTTGAGAACTGAGAAGCAATGATTTATGGTTCTGGCTAAATCAAAAATTACGCACCTAGCGGGCTAAGTAAGTAATTTTTGATAACGCCAGGTCCGTAAATGCTTGTTTCTCAGGAAGCAAAAATCCGAACAAGCTCTTAATTCTCCGCGCTGTTCTAAAGACTGCTGAGGCTCCTTAGCCACGGCTCCCGTCCACTTACGCTTTGCACCCGCGTCCGCGCCCGAATACCTTCCGCCCGCGTCGCGAAGGGGCCAAGCAAAATGCGGAAAGCCGTTCGCCCATTTACTTCGCTGATGCTGACCATGACGGGCAAGCCGTACTGTTTTTCGGCGCTTTCCACCTCCCGCAACACGTTGGCTAGCTCGGCCAGGACGCTCATCTGGAGGCCGTAACCCGTCTTCGCCTGGTTGCGCACGCTGAAGCGGTACAAACCGGTACCATTGCCAATGCGGATGGGCGTGGTAGGGCGTGCCGGGGCCGGCGTAGGTTTGGGCGCTGGCCCCGATTCAATGCGGGACGAGTTGGGCGCTCGCGCGGGTGCGGGGGGAGTGGGAACAGGAGGCGCTGGCTGTGAGATTCCACCGGAATTCCGCAGCCGCAACGCTTCGGTAACGGCTCGTTCCGCATTGACGCGGCCGTAACCAAACTTGGTGGAGTAACCCCGCGCGTCGTACTCCCAACGGTTCCCAATCTTATCCGCCGTGGCTTCAAGAATGGACTTTACCTGCACGCTGGTAAGCTGAGGATTGGCGGACAACATGAGGGCGCAGATGCCGGCGACGAGGGGCGTGGCCGCGCTCGTGCCCCCAAAGTGTTTGTAGTTAACGCCCCGGTCGAGGCCGTCCACGTAGTACCGCCGCGCGCCGGATTGCCGGGTATTGCCCGCATCCCAACTCGCCCGCCCGGCGATGATGGGCCACCCGCCATCTGACGGTGCGACGACGCTGAGACCTTGCCCCCGGTTGGAATAACTGGCGTGGGTATCCGAACTCGTACTCGCCCCCACTGCGATGACGCCGGGGAGGGTGGCGTAGTAATTAACGGTATCCCGCCCCTCATTACCAGCCGCGAAAACGACGACGCAGCCCTTCCCCCCGCGGCCCTGGGTGACGGCCTTGCGAACGGACCGCGCGTGCTCCGAATCCGGCCGGTAACGCGCGTCGATCGTCCCCCAACTACAACTGATCACGTCCGCCCCGTTGCGAATGCAGTGGCTAAACATGCGCTCCGTCAGGAATTTTGAGTAGGTGAGTCCGTGGAGTGGCATCAAGCGGGCGAGGGGTGCCACCCCGACCAGACCTGTACCGTTCGCCGCCGCGACGGCAACGGTGGAGCAGGGCGTAGCGTGGTCCCCAAACCGCGAGCCGGTGGGTAACTGATTGGAATTGCTGGAGATGTTGAGTGGCGCGACGGCCTTGCCCCGCAGATCCGGGTGGGCGAGATCAAAACCATTGTCGATCACCGCCACGGTGATGTTCGGATCGCCGAGGTTGCCGAGTAGGCGCCAGGCGGCCTTCACCCGTGCGTCGGCCCCCTGCTTGAGGGGGAAGTTGGGCACGCCCCGCAGGCTCCCCTGGTTTTCGAGGTGCCAGGCCTGGGGGAGTAAACCATCACGTGGCTCGGCGAAGTATTGATCGAGGGGCACGTCCAGATCGGGGTAAGCGTGGTGCACCATACTCAGCTGGGAAAGCTGGCTGGCCACCCGCAACGGATTCGGGCTCTTTGGCGTGACCTGGCAGACGATGGTGCCATCCTCCCGCTCCTCCAGGATTTCCAGCGCAAAGGCGTCGAAAATCACGGACCGCTCCTCGGTACCAACCCCTTCGGCCATCTCTACGTACAGCACGCCGGTGGGCACCACGGGCCGGTTGTCCCCCTCCGCAAAATAGATGTGGGTGCCGACGGCCACGGCGTCCTCCTCCCGGGCTACGTCGAGGGCCTTATCGATGTCTTCCTCCCCGCTCAGGGTCACCACTTCAAACCCACCCAAATTAGGAATTACGTGCGCGTTGACGGCCTTAACCTCCGCGTTTTCGTTGGTTTTCTTTAAGCCCACCAGCCGGGTTGATTTACGCAGGGAGAGCGGCCCGGTTTCGGAGGGGATTTGGTAGGTTGGCATGGTGTGTGGGTTGGGTTTGGAAGGTAGGGGTTTTTTGGAGGTTGGATTTTAGATTTTAGATTTTGGACGTTGGATTTTAGATTTTAGACTTTGGAATATTTTGGTGATAGAGTGAGGATCATGAATACTTGATAAATTTAACGAAAACCCGGATCCGGGGTAGAGTGGGCCACCTGACGGTGTGCCACCGCTACGCAAGCCGGCCCTTCGGGGCGGGATGTGACGAGTAATTTTAACTCTTTATCTCCCACTCTCTACCTCTCCTGCGAAACAAGCGCCGCAGGCTTCCCCAACCTCCCCGACTCCTGCGAAATAGATATCGCAAAATTCAAGAACTCAGGAAATATTAAAACCAAGCCAAAATCCTCAGCAACTCTACAAACTCTTCTTTCTCCCTAGGAAACCGCCGGAGGCAAAACAGATTATCCGAAAGACTCGGCCACCGGCGGGGTAGAGTGGGCCACCTGACGGTGTGCCACTGCTACGCAAGCCGGCCCTTCGGGGCGGGCAGTTACGTAGCGCCGCAGGCCTCCCCAACCTCTCCGGCTCCTGCGAAATAGATATCGCAAACCTCAGAAACTCAGAAAATATTAGAACCAAACCAAAATCCTCAGAAACTCCACCTCCTCTTCTCTCTCCCTTGAAACCGCCGGAGGCAAGCAGAACCGCCCGAGGCAAGCCCCCCCCCGCAGGCACCTACCGCACCGGTACCGACAAAATCCCCCCATTCCCATTCACCACCGGCAAATACTGCAACTCCACCCGCGCCGGGTTCAGCGTATACGCCCCCCTGAACCGCGGCGCCAACGCAATTTTGTACGTGTATTCCCCCGCCGGCAACCGGTCGCAGAAGATGGCCACCCGGTCGCGGCGATATTCGCGGTGGACGGCGTAACTACCCTTCGCCTCCATCCGGTCCGCGTAGCTGCAACCGGCGGGGATGGGGGCTTCGATGAGGACGTATTCCCCATCCTTTTTTGCGGTGACGGTTACTTGCAGATAGGCAGTCTGGCCTTTGGTTAGCGCATCCAGCGGGCGGCCGCGCGCGTCAGTGAGTTGGGTCGAGATGGCGTAACCGTTGTCGGTGGGTTTGGCCTCCCGCTCGAAGTAGCGTTGGTAGAAGGCGCCGGGGATGGGTCCGGCACCGTCGCGACTCAGCTCGAGGGAACGAGCGGCGTCCGGCGAGAAGGAAGCGACGTAGGGAAACTCCCGCACCACCTCACTCGTGCCCGAATGGCGCACGGTAACCGTAGGCGGCCGCAGGGTTTCACTTTCCTCGATCAGGTCCGGTAGGAGATCAGCCACCAGGCGGGCGGATTCTAGGGTATTCGTCCCTAATAACGGGGTGCTGCCGGGGCGGTTCCCGTTAGGCGTCTGGCCGAGGAGGTAATTCACGGCTTCGTCGGCGGCCTCAGTAGCGCCGGTCTTGCGCAGGATGCGGTGAGCCAGCAGTGTGGCGTTCAGGCGGTTATCGAGCGGTGCGCGGTAGAAAAAGCGGCCGCGCTCGCCCCAATACCGGCCCTGCAGTTGGTGGGTAGAGGCGCTGTCCAGGATTCTGGTGACGTCCACCGTATCCCCGCGTAATTGGTGGAGACGGCTGACGGCGAGGAGCTGGAAATCGGTTTTAATGGTAATCGTGTCCACCGTCGCCATTTCGGCTTGGGTTGGCGGGCGGCCATTTTCGGCAAGTACGAGGTGGGTTTGGAGACGGTCGTTCGGCCGCATGGTTGGCAGCTCGGAAAAAAGGTAGCGGCGAACGGGTTCCAGATGGGCCACCGGGTAACTTTTCTCCGCCGCACTCAGCGCTCGGTAGGCGTGGCGGGTGATCCAGACGGTGGAGAAAGTAGAGTTTGCCCACCACCCGAATCCACCATCTGGCTGCTGTAGTTTTTCCAGGTGTTTGATCATTTTCCGGACGTCGCGATCCCGGTTAAAGGCTTTGCCCTCGGCCAGGCGAATATCCCGCAGCGCGAGGAGACCCAGCAGACGGCTGGCGGTCTGTTCAGCGCAGGCGTAGGGATAGTCGGTGATGTACTCCAGGTCGCCCAGCAGTTGTTCGAGCCGGTTACCGACGATGGTCAGTTGGAGGTTTCCGCGACCGGCTTGGGTGTAGTTTTCCGGAATGCGGAGGCCTTCTTTTCCAAGCATAAAGCGTTCTCCCGCGACCATCTCGGTACCCCGTGGGTACACCCGGATATCGCGTTGCTCACCGTCGCTGGTTGGCGTTTGGTTTTGGGCGCTGCCGCGGGTGCCGGGTGCGGGGGTAGGGGAGGCCACCAGCGAAAATTGGTAACGCAAACTATCCGTCGTCTCCCCCGCACGAATGGGGAACGTTTTGGCGATGGAAGTTTGGAGTACGGTGTCGAGCCGTGATCGCTCAATGTTATCCCCACTAAAGGCCAGACGCACCGTTCGGTCGCTCCCCGTCCGGTTGATGGCCAGCGCACGGGCTTCACTCTCGTCCCCTTGTACCAAAAACCGGGGGAGGTACAATTGAGCCTGGAGGGGGAGAAAGGATTTGGTCCGCTTACGGGTGAAACCTATCCGACGCCGCCGGTCCTGCCCCACGGCGTAGGTTTGCCAGGCAGTGATGTCGTCGGGAAAGGTCACGTCAAAAGCCGCTTCACCCCGGCTATCGGTAGCGAGGTGAGGAATGAAGGCGGCCAGGTCCGCAAAAGACTCCCGCACGTCGGGCTCTGCGTCTGCGGGAGGGAGTAGGTTGGCGGGGTTGTTGGTGGTGATGTAAACCGTCCCGTTCTCTACGTTGAGTTCGACGATGCCCTTTATGGCGGCAAAATCGACGGGTAGCTCCTGGGCGATGCCGTCGATGAAAACAGGGAGCCCTTCGGCGGGTAGGCTGGTGGCGCCGCGGATGAGGATATTTGGTGCTTCATCTACCTTTACACCGTCGACGTAATAAGTCGTGGTGTTGGTGCGGGAACCTCGGATATTGATGTTGCCAGATTCAATAATTTTAACGCCGGCAGCTTTGCTGGCGATAGTAACAATTGAACCCGTTATATCCCTTTTCAGTGTGGTGCCGTATCCTACCACAACCACTTCCTCAAGATTAGCCCAGTCCGCTTCCAATGTGATGAGGATTTCATCCGAATTGGAATAGATCTGCCTTACGTCAATCTCCGTCGATTTATAGCCGAGATAGCTGACTAGAATAATGTGTCGCTTTGCTGGCAGATCTAAGCTAAATTTTCCATCCAGGTCGGTAACGGTGCCACGCGTTGTTCCGTCAACAAGAAGAGTAACTCCAATTAGTGGTATCCCATCTTCATTGATTACGTAACCACTAACTTCCGCACCATCAAAGTCGTCAGGTAAATCAATAAAGGTTTGCGTCTGCTCGGTCAGTGTATCACCAGGGACGTGCTTGCTTTCTAAATTTTCGGAGGGTAGTGGCGGGATATATATATCAAGGCCGACTTTATTGAAATCAACTAATAGCAGTTGATTTGGCCGGGTAGTAATTGTAGTAGCGTACAGGTTGCCATTTTGATTTTTAAATATTAAGAAGTAACTGCCGGGTAGCAGCGTATTTATCTTGCTGCCTTCGAACTTGTACAGCGTGTTTTGATAGGTCGGAGCAATAACTATCTCACTGATTGTATCCGGTAGATTGAGCAGTTGAATGCGCGACTTCTCCATCGCAGGAGTAAGCTTAGGTAAATTCTTCGTACTCAGCGGTGCAATTCCGCTTTTGGGTAAGATTGGAGTTGGTAAGGCATATCTCGGAAGTCCGGGAGATTGGATGGCATTCCTTACAACTTGGCGTTGCATTCGTGCAACCTCCTCTTTTTCAAGTGAATAGAGACGATCACGATCCATTCTGACCTTATATACAGCTTTTGGCTCAAAGGGGACATTCGCCTTTCCACCGTAGGGAAAGTGAAATTCAATTAGGTCAGAATAAGTAGCTAAGCCGAGTGGAGAATGGGCTTGATAGTGGTGGCCCGTCCCGGATTGGAACATTTCATTTCTCTTGGTGCGGTAGTTGTAAACGGCCGTAGTTTCCATTTTGGTCACCGCAAAAACCCGCTTCCACAATTCCTCAATCTCCCCCTCTTCCCACTCCGGCATCGCATCTTTCTTCCACCCGGCACCTGCGTGCAGCGCCCGCTCGAAACTTAAAACGAGTTGCTCGCCAGCATTGAAATGGAGTTTTTTGGCATACCGCGCCTCATCCGTGCGGAGGACGATATCGTGCCAGCCCGTATTCAAAGGAATGGAATAAGGGGTGGTGATATTCGGGTGGTACCAATACACGAGCCGATCGTCAGCGTAAACGGTGCGGATGGCGATAGGTGCGCTTTTCTCCATAATAAATGGCGCAAAATGGGCGATGGCCGCACTGTCCGGCAAAAGGGTATCAATGGAGCGTCGCAACGTCCACTCCGGCGTAGGGTAGCGGAGGCGGTAAACGGCGGCCGTATCGATTCCAGCATTCTCGAGAAGCCACCTTGAGGCGGTCCCGGTGAATTTACGCTTATAGGTCGCCAACGCATACTTTTGCCGGCGCCGCTGCCGCTTTCTTTTTTTGATATAAGTAGGTAAAGTAACCGGAGAATCTTCAAAACGCGCGTTGTAGGTGCCCGCGCTGAGGCGCACGTTTTGGGCCGGTCGCCCCTTGTGGTCCGTCGCTTTCACCGCCACCCGCACGGTCTCGCCGGGGCGGACTTCCTCCGGTTGCTCCATCTCCAGGTTCAGTACGTTGGGGTGTTCGGTTTCCCAGTCGTAGCGCGGAGAGGTAGTTGTGAAGGAGGCCGTTCGCCA carries:
- a CDS encoding carboxypeptidase-like regulatory domain-containing protein; this translates as MKLRLPVFLLFLFLFFGTRASAQRAPGVDTTFLFPERTERIYAISAKLARQLVLGELPDNELPELDAPLPPGALRDTLRPGHYLRAAIYGTEVDYQYFDTYAHTVQVDGVKGKFEARIFDKNGKNRADATVLADDKRVRYDKKRQAYVRRDWHIDLLTVVVDTDTLLYRITEDIDKTKVGWLLRRARYSLPGRTIAYPYVIGRRTYKYVQHGFRWGQWRIHNYPLKRYIYPIINPRNAIGYVTTSQPKYRPGDTLRVSAYVASPKGRPLGADSLEMVIRKQGSYAPVLIKNIPRSEKGRYTYAGPIDPNWTLDKRYTISFDREGFMKRDVNAEISFQLEDYELAEYELTAEASEETRFPNSAYVDVVAEDVNGLALPDAELSLTLYLDKFTAAVDTAGSISLPDSLITITQPTDNRREHRLVLPDSLFPVGYALSVLAEVQLTGPSGEYQEQSLEMTIDRRYAQVATINVAADSLKIQLRGRGEPAATSGELLRISPRLDTVREVVTLPYSETINHFLYKYEFQFGDQIVSQDLSELRPATSSPAAWSRDTIKIHIPNPHNQPRSNWQLISGQGVKNELYMWDGDMKHQRFSGFPPGKTYTLQYQYLAGGVWRTASFTTTSPRYDWETEHPNVLNLEMEQPEEVRPGETVRVAVKATDHKGRPAQNVRLSAGTYNARFEDSPVTLPTYIKKRKRQRRRQKYALATYKRKFTGTASRWLLENAGIDTAAVYRLRYPTPEWTLRRSIDTLLPDSAAIAHFAPFIMEKSAPIAIRTVYADDRLVYWYHPNITTPYSIPLNTGWHDIVLRTDEARYAKKLHFNAGEQLVLSFERALHAGAGWKKDAMPEWEEGEIEELWKRVFAVTKMETTAVYNYRTKRNEMFQSGTGHHYQAHSPLGLATYSDLIEFHFPYGGKANVPFEPKAVYKVRMDRDRLYSLEKEEVARMQRQVVRNAIQSPGLPRYALPTPILPKSGIAPLSTKNLPKLTPAMEKSRIQLLNLPDTISEIVIAPTYQNTLYKFEGSKINTLLPGSYFLIFKNQNGNLYATTITTRPNQLLLVDFNKVGLDIYIPPLPSENLESKHVPGDTLTEQTQTFIDLPDDFDGAEVSGYVINEDGIPLIGVTLLVDGTTRGTVTDLDGKFSLDLPAKRHIILVSYLGYKSTEIDVRQIYSNSDEILITLEADWANLEEVVVVGYGTTLKRDITGSIVTIASKAAGVKIIESGNINIRGSRTNTTTYYVDGVKVDEAPNILIRGATSLPAEGLPVFIDGIAQELPVDFAAIKGIVELNVENGTVYITTNNPANLLPPADAEPDVRESFADLAAFIPHLATDSRGEAAFDVTFPDDITAWQTYAVGQDRRRRIGFTRKRTKSFLPLQAQLYLPRFLVQGDESEARALAINRTGSDRTVRLAFSGDNIERSRLDTVLQTSIAKTFPIRAGETTDSLRYQFSLVASPTPAPGTRGSAQNQTPTSDGEQRDIRVYPRGTEMVAGERFMLGKEGLRIPENYTQAGRGNLQLTIVGNRLEQLLGDLEYITDYPYACAEQTASRLLGLLALRDIRLAEGKAFNRDRDVRKMIKHLEKLQQPDGGFGWWANSTFSTVWITRHAYRALSAAEKSYPVAHLEPVRRYLFSELPTMRPNDRLQTHLVLAENGRPPTQAEMATVDTITIKTDFQLLAVSRLHQLRGDTVDVTRILDSASTHQLQGRYWGERGRFFYRAPLDNRLNATLLAHRILRKTGATEAADEAVNYLLGQTPNGNRPGSTPLLGTNTLESARLVADLLPDLIEESETLRPPTVTVRHSGTSEVVREFPYVASFSPDAARSLELSRDGAGPIPGAFYQRYFEREAKPTDNGYAISTQLTDARGRPLDALTKGQTAYLQVTVTAKKDGEYVLIEAPIPAGCSYADRMEAKGSYAVHREYRRDRVAIFCDRLPAGEYTYKIALAPRFRGAYTLNPARVELQYLPVVNGNGGILSVPVR